A region from the Linepithema humile isolate Giens D197 chromosome 1, Lhum_UNIL_v1.0, whole genome shotgun sequence genome encodes:
- the LOC105669135 gene encoding uncharacterized protein codes for MSVSDPLIKELKGWTRKLLEHANEINDENQDLYHFCKCLENCLQQGLLPVFDNIGYLNLAYAWKWLEYIAGKKYNSYNTFSLAAEQVRQNSKVHTSAGRLRLLIRICLVRRCFHMPVEILTKIPTLATQFYDFKSILGDDILREILLSVLLQCSKLNFKLNLRNAAFLDDTWQLPRYRVFELVPCKNLGISVCFTNDKALIVNVDERSVAAEDNKVEIGDVLDEINENIINGDSKGKLRKIIKKGSGQPIILHIIKHRTQKSDEVYQPIVHLIKNSGVESMKSLIQTSQLDQVNTTKKKEISKLGNKTVSSGFLVKYCGSVHVGTKGDIKQIEKAIWRLIKSAEIKQVPVRFECLEIGIKVTQEADDETICKQNYMEISSCGRTINIPDYFAFIAGETNCNMATKFDAYIFYHQKETEVQEILQSLEQGFQRTHFAV; via the exons ATGTCGGTCTCAGATCCTCTCATCAAAGAGCTGAAAG GATGGACTCGAAAGCTGTTAGAACACGCTAACGAAATTAACGACGAAAACCAGGACTTGTATCACTTTTGTAAATGCTTAGAGAATTGTCTGCAACAGGGTTTACTGCCTGTTTTTGATAACATTGGATATCTGAATCTAGCCTATGCGTGGAAGTGGTTAGAATACATTGCTGGgaaaaaatacaa CTCGTATAATACATTCTCTTTGGCGGCGGAGCAAGTGAGACAAAATTCAAAAGTGCATACATCTGCTGGACGACTTCGtcttttaataagaatatgtCTGGTGCGAAGATGCTTTCACATGCCAGTGGAAATATTG ACCAAAATACCAACTTTAGCCACCCAGTTTTACGACTTCAAAAGTATCCTGGGAGATGACATTCTACGAGAAATACTACTGTCTGTACTATTGCAGTGCAgtaaacttaattttaaattaaacttgaGAAACGCAGCTTTCTTGGATGACACCTGGCAGCTGCCAAGATACAGAGTTTTCGAACTAGTTCCTTGCAAAAACTTAGGCATTTCCGTGTG TTTCACCAACGACAAAGCATTAATCGTCAATGTCGACGAGAGATCGGTAGCAGCTGAAGAT AACAAAGTCGAAATTGGTGATGTACTGGATgagataaatgaaaatattatcaatggcGATAGCAAGGgaaaattacgtaaaattataaaaaagggTAGTGGACAAccgataatattacatatcatAAAG CATCGTACCCAAAAATCCGATGAAGTTTATCAACCAATAGTGCATCTTATCAAAAACTCAGGTGTAGAGAGTATGAAATCCTTAATACAGACATCACAATTAGATCAAGTAAATACTACTAAAAAAAAGGAGATCTCtaaattaggaaataaaaCAGTAAGCAGTGGCTTCTTGGTAAAATATTGTGGCTCTGTGCATGTTGGTACAAAAGgtgatattaaacaaattgagaAGGCTATTTGGCGCTTAATAAAGTCTGCAGAAATAAAACAAGTGCCTGTGAGATTTGAATGTTTAGAAATCGGGATTAAAGTGACTCAAGAGGCAGATGATGAG aCAATATGCAAGCAAAATTATATGGAAATCTCATCATGTGGACGTACTATCAACATTCCAGACTATTTTGCATTCATCGCAGG GGAAACAAATTGTAATATGGCAACAAAATTTGATGCTTACATCTTTTATCACCAAAAGGAAACTGAAGTCCAAGAAATACTACAGAGTTTGGAACAAGGATTTCAACGTACCCATTTTGCagtataa
- the LOC105669127 gene encoding (E3-independent) E2 ubiquitin-conjugating enzyme UBE2O, with translation MAAAANVAPENQYFYEDVVYRVDKRGNVVFGIVMENDDQDLSEESYDSAEDFGSPKRQKGEIRMIWHPSGIEELVNCKKVHLADRTLMPGDVVRRMIKGKDTQRGYCRDIELTACVQVIGTKQVLTNIKSEDLIPLQEFATDMAVCMDSWVGGIRMTHFKLWLVTPDGSHCVINEMDSCVLGQLEETRDNDNDFPHSTEFYPGQSLWGPVHCLEEAQWIQCTKEMKAKRKLKPQKITKVIVEKVETDWVGVHWQCRAYSKDGAWSDQAQPKFVVEGEDLKKLKLLNVFEPSTVQVGDRNFYIIKGNENVITREQWRKQQRDLYQVPKQSPKKARPNITVTKLLEDKKKEQKKDKTSDQRSGEENSQSNVKVNLQDATSNNMLMPPPQNQHVESSDEWDTEDTTGSQSDTASISSGCSSMSSMGKKKKGPALMTKVLKKKKLRRAKKKVPPVPLIPGTKIVVETLSTNTKANVVWQDGSVEFGIPSTQLYPIHHLDDKEFFPGDFVVDQKEESRMYGVVQSVDHQGRTAKIKWFRTYTSSQNPEPTFLEEREVSVYDLKDHPDFQYRPGTLVIRIANFEGEDAGCTAGQVLDNYPEGRVKVWWVGGHISMCWPQDLYKVGEYDSDEGELWDDVSSDSSWETELEDCFIADNDGTEQTEFENIKPKLAAHIEKARIAMSRLEEIFTQNPLLQTTEVMRKLLEVYKDCRYMDKLMGTSFFHECHFQGLLERVRERGRANVAQRMADQVTRLFTPKSEYPEDSTDKDYLKNLRKGDQCAISAPEKPAIAAIIDTLETDSSTNIESNSKKQSSEDPVNRLFIRPNLNPEDSGLYSAENSKKESGSSESSGEFLMSEDVNNVPECSSAMSNAISPEKAEASKTKRVPTSLATSQNVGTSHVCVKLCNLIKAQLVLAHGEVSKRFGLGKMSLSDAEKTSPRKKQKGEEAERSETVADPSECPVEIPLVYAEGEGFSIEETAPDCHKFKLTMFQPTDPTNFFRTVSKELKLLKSSLPAGVWVKGFEDRIDLYSVMLRGPEKTPYEDGLFLFDFQLSADYPAAPPLCHYISYCSDRLNPNLYEDGKVCVSLLGTWSGRGTEVWTNSSTLLQVIVSIQGLILVSEPYFNEAGFEKQKGSQQGRENSRMYNEMVVLKLVQAQTKLLLNPPLVFKDIIIAHFKKHAEKLLQRVELWMEISEQHNNQHPLSPVTPTTFKEIADIDERVLPEFPLIPASRGFCITLRKTLATFKKVLVKENIIQRPSEWPDNESVMELSNSTGDQCQETSKSVDSKIAECNENSSSSSSTQDTNEKSTLDGNQSVKEATSSCATNSFAATLSETKKSPSSQNTS, from the exons ATGGCCGCTGCGGCGAATGTTGCGCCGGAGAACCAATATTTCTACGAGGATGTTGTCTATCGCGTGGATAAACGGGGCAATGTCGTCTTCGGCATTGTCATGGAGAACGACGATCAGGACTTGTCTGAGGAAAGCTACGACAGCGCGGAGGACTTCGGCTCGCCGAAGCGCCAAAAGGGCGAGATCCGCATGATCTGGCATCCGTCCGGTATCGAGGAATTGGTCAACTGCAAGAAG GTTCACCTGGCCGACAGGACGCTTATGCCTGGAGATGTGGTGCGCAGGATGATCAAAGGGAAGGATACGCAAAGAGGTTATTGTAGGGACATAGAACTGACGGCATGTGTACAAGTCATCGGTACAAAACAAGTTCTCACCAATATCAAGAGTGAAGATTTGATCCCACTGCAG GAATTTGCGACAGATATGGCAGTCTGCATGGATTCATGGGTTGGTGGCATTAGAATGACACATTTTAAGTTATGGCTGGTGACACCAGATGGATCACACTGTGTCATAAACGAGATGGATTCTTGCGTATTAGGACAACTGGAAGAGACGCGAGATAAC GACAATGATTTTCCGCATTCGACTGAATTCTATCCTGGTCAGAGCCTGTGGGGGCCGGTCCACTGTCTGGAGGAGGCACAATGGATTCAGTGCACGAAGGAGATGAAAGCGAAGAGGAAGTTGAAACCACAGAAGATAACCAAAGTGATAGTGGAAAAAGTGGAGACCGATTGGGTCGGCGTGCACTGGCAGTGTCGAGCGTATTCGAAGGACGGCGCTTGGTCCGATCAGGCTCAACCAAAGTTCGTGGTCGAGGGTGAAGATCTGAAGAAGCTGAAATTGCTGAACGTGTTCGAGCCGTCAACGGTGCAAGTTGGCGATCGTAATTTCTACATCATTAAGGGCAATGAGAATGTCATTACTCGCGAACAGTGGCGGAAGCAGCAGAGGGATCTTTATCAAGTTCCTAAACAAAGTCCGAAAAAGGCTCGTCCAAACATTACAGTGACAAAGTTGCTGGAAGACAAGAAGAAAGAACAGAAGAAAGACAAAACGTCCGATCAACGATCGGGGGAAGAAAACAGTCAAAGCAACGTCAAAGTTAATTTGCAGGACGCTACGAGCAATAATATGTTGATGCCGCCGCCTCAAAATCAGCACGTTGAAAGTTCTGACGAGTGGGACACGGAAGATACTACAGGCTCGCAAAGTGACACCGCTtcg ATCTCCAGCGGCTGTTCCAGCATGTCATCGAtgggaaagaaaaagaagggtCCCGCATTGATGACAAAAGTgctgaagaaaaagaagttgCGAAGAGCGAAAAAGAAAGTACCGCCTGTTCCATTAATTCCCGGGACTAAAATAGTCGTAGAAACATTATCCACTAATACGAAAGCTAATGTGGTGTGGCAAGACGGCTCAGTAGAATTTg gcaTACCGTCGACGCAGTTATATCCAATTCATCACCTGgatgataaagaatttttccCAGGTGATTTTGTTGTAGACCAAAAGGAGGAATCTAGAATGTATGGCGTAGTACAAAGTGTTGATCATCAAGGCCGTACTGCCAAGATAAAATGGTTTCGGACGTATACTTCTAGTCAAAATCCAGA GCCGACCTTCCTGGAGGAGCGTGAAGTGAGCGTTTATGACCTGAAGGATCATCCAGACTTCCAGTATAGGCCGGGTACCTTGGTGATCCGAATAGCGAATTTCGAAGGCGAGGACGCCGGGTGCACTGCCGGTCAAGTATTGGACAATTATCCGGAGGGACGCGTAAAAGTCTGGTGGGTCGGCGGTCACATTAGTATGTGCTGGCCGCAGGATCTGTACAAGGTCGGCGAGTATGATAGCGACGAGGGTGAACTGTGGGACGACGTGTCGTCCGACTCGTCGTGGGAAACAGAACTGGAGGATTGTTTCATCGCCGATAATGACGGCACCGAGCAAACGGAATTTGAGAACATAAAGCCGAAGCTAGCGGCGCACATTGAGAAAGCCAGGATCGCGATGTCGCGGCTGGAAGAGATCTTTACGCAAAATCCGTTGTTGCAGACGACGGAGGTGATGAGGAAACTTCTCGAGGTTTACAAGGATTGCCGTTACATGGACAAGCTGATGGGCACATCGTTCTTTCACGAGTGCCACTTCCAAGGGCTTCTCGAGCGCGTGAGAGAACGCGGCAGGGCGAATGTCGCGCAACGAATGGCCGATCAAGTGACGAGACTCTTTACACCCAAGTCCGAATACCCGGAGGATTCTACAGACAAAGATTATCTGAAGAATCTGAGGAAAGGCGATCAGTGTGCGATCAGCGCGCCGGAGAAGCCAGCAATTGCCGCGATCATTGATACGTTAGAGACTGATAGTTCTACTAATATCGAAAGCAATAGCAAAAAGCAGAGCAGCGAGGATCCAGttaatcgattatttataCGTCCGAATCTGAATCCCGAGGACTCCGGATTGTACTCGGCGGAGAACTCGAAGAAGGAGTCGGGCTCGAGCGAGTCCAGTGGAGAGTTCCTGATGAGTGAGGACGTCAACAACGTGCCGGAGTGCTCGTCAGCGATGAGCAACGCAATCTCGCCCGAAAAGGCAGAGGCGAGCAAGACGAAAAGAGTGCCGACGAGCCTGGCAACATCGCAGAACGTCGGCACGTCGCACGTGTGTGTCAAGCTGTGCAATCTGATAAAGGCGCAGCTCGTGCTGGCGCATGGCGAGGTGTCGAAGAGATTCGGCCTGGGCAAAATGTCGTTGTCGGACGCGGAGAAGACCTCGCCGCGGAAAAAGCAGAAAGGCGAGGAAGCGGAGCGCTCCGAGACGGTGGCGGATCCGTCCGAGTGCCCCGTCGAGATTCCGCTGGTTTACGCCGAGGGCGAGGGCTTCTCCATCGAAGAGACCGCGCCCGACTGCCACAAATTTAAGCTAACCATGTTCCAGCCTACCGATCCGACCAACTTCTTCAGGACAGTCTCCAAGGAGTTAAAACTGCTGAAAAGCTCGCTGCCGGCAGGCGTGTGGGTGAAAGGATTCGAGGACCGCATAGATCTGTATTCGGTGATGCTGCGCGGTCCCGAGAAAACGCCTTACGAAGACGGCCTCTTCCTCTTCGACTTTCAACTGTCCGCCGATTATCCAGCCGCGCCGCCACTTTGCCACTACATCTCTTACTGCAGCGACCGGCTGAATCCCAACCTCTACGAGGACGGGAAGGTGTGCGTGAGCTTGCTGGGCACCTGGTCCGGTCGCGGAACGGAAGTATGGACGAACTCGTCGACTCTGCTGCAAGTGATCGTCTCGATACAGGGCCTGATCCTCGTGAGCGAGCCGTACTTCAACGAGGCCGGCTTCGAAAAGCAGAAGGGCTCGCAGCAGGGGCGCGAAAATTCGCGGATGTACAACGAGATGGTGGTGCTGAAGCTGGTGCAAGCGCAGACAAAATTGCTGCTAAACCCGCCACTCGTGTTTAAGGACATTATTATCGCGCACTTCAAGAAACACGCCGAGAAATTACTGCAGAGGGTGGAACTGTGGATGGAGATATCCGAGCAGCATAACAATCAGCACCCATTGTCCCCGGTCACTCCTACCACGTTTAAAGAGATTGCCGATATcg ATGAGAGGGTGTTGCCTGAATTTCCGCTCATCCCAGCGTCTCGAGGTTTCTGCATAACTCTACGCAAGACCTTAGCAACGTTCAAAAAGGTGCtcgttaaagaaaatataatacagaGACCGAGTGAATGGCCAGACAATGAAAGCGTCATGGAGTTATCGAACAGTACTGGAGATCAGTGCCAAGAAACGTCCAAATCAGTCGACAGTAAAATAGCAGAATGCAATGAGAACAGCAGCAGTAGCAGTAGTACGCAGGATACTAATGAGAAATCGACTTTAGACGGCAATCAATCTGTTAAAGAAGCGACGTCATCCTGCGCAACGAATAGTTTCGCGGCGACGCTGagcgaaacaaaaaaaagccCTTCGAGCCAAAACACCAGCTAG
- the hoka gene encoding uncharacterized protein hoka, with translation MYSKKFLCYLTIGLLLMGIFLEEVEARRKILRGRKTITRRYYRGTAIPAWAIVLLTGIGMLLLGGGLYAVLQKFVVDAADTGESHSSYQPALPLES, from the exons ATGTATTCAAAAAAGTTTTTGTGCTACTTAACAATTGGTTTGC TTCTGATGGGAATATTCCTGGAAGAAGTCGAAGCAAGGCGCAAAATTTTAAGGGGTCGAAAGACGATAACCAGGCGTTATTACa GAGGTACAGCTATACCAGCTTGGGCTATAGTACTTTTGACAGGTATCGGCATGTTGTTGCTCGGCGGCGGTCTTTACGCCGTGCTGCAAAAATTCGTCGTGGACGCTGCCGATACGGGAGAGAGTCATTCGTCATATCAGCCTGCATTGCCGCTGGAAAGTTGA